A single Ciona intestinalis chromosome 14, KH, whole genome shotgun sequence DNA region contains:
- the LOC100182073 gene encoding cerebellin-1-like: MFKMELKLLPFIILQYIVSGSQCNGIYQTTASTNTDGDPFPTVDPNVALQGQCVIVCDAALPIMRKQSSLGQRSQRVAFSVTRTSDALGEGMFTYRTKQGEIRTIVTFDSILLNYGNCYDTARHHFTPSVNGVYSLEFRIIKTFNSNGLVVALTVNGGAMVHAFADANGADHETASNGALLHLVKGDHVRIEVVEGALGAGWKYSTFTGHLLYEDMQ; this comes from the exons atgtttaaaatggaATTAAAACTTCTCCCGTTTATTATACTTCAGTACATTGTAAGTGGGTCCCAATGCAACGGCATCTACCAAACCACGGCTTCTACTAACACAGACGGGGACCCATTCCCAACCGTGGACCCAAATGTGGCTCTGCAAGGCCAATGCGTCATCGTTTGTGACGCAGCACTTCCAATTATGCGGAAACAATCATCATTAGGTCAAAGGTCACAACGGGTCGCATTCTCAGTTACCAGAACATCGGACGCGTTGGGAGAAGGAATGTTCACTTATCGAACAAAACAAGGGGAGATCCGAACCATCGTAACTTTCGATTCAATCTTACTCAACTATGGGAATTGTTACGACACAGCGAGGCACCATTTCACGCCATCTGTTAACGGAGTCTACTCGCTTGAGTTCCGGATTATTAAAACGTTCAACAGTAACGGCTTAGTGGTCGCTCTTACG GTAAATGGTGGCGCGATGGTTCATGCTTTCGCCGATGCTAACGGTGCAGACCATGAGACAGCAAGTAACGGCGCTCTGCTGCACCTAGTGAAAGGGGATCACGTAAGGATAGAAGTGGTAGAGGGCGCCCTCGGGGCGGGGTGGAAATATTCAACTTTTACAGGACATTTATTGTACGAGGACATGCAGTAA
- the LOC100177396 gene encoding protein XRP2-like isoform X2 yields the protein MGCFGSKEKEDPEKKTEEKKYSWDKREKIDPALYTVENLNDEFVIREPGSIDGQQFIIQNCKNTRIYLFDHIASITVDDCVDCCIIVGPVMGSIFIRDCENCKFIVACQQFRTRDCSKLDVFLSCATQPIIEASAKLKFGCYQLNYDGLKEQFEKSQLSLFCNNWCNIHDFTPVTEKSNSSLISEECSLNEMFPGLEDIGGGDSSTSKLNISTNRGDSVVLVSLGSRPKPSLDSCFVAVFPSNSSYQVARNIVTLLKDKCVLVQIREINLTVGDLKRIFPNSDLSVHHAAISSGSVIGIELNGDNCCNVCTDVVSTLPPEEQRSIYSSLNKDEVSGETERFFDFCDIQMNN from the exons ATGGGATGCTTTGGAtctaaagaaaaagaagaccCGGAGAAAAAAACGGAAGAGAAAAAATACAGTTGGGATAAACGggaaaag ATTGACCCAGCACTTTACACTGTTGAAAACTTGAACGATGAATTTGTTATTCGAGAACCTGGATCGATTGACGGCCAGCAGTTTATTATTCAAAACTGCAAGAATACgagaatatatttatttgatcaCATTGCTTCAATAACCGTGGATGATTGTGTTGATTGTTGCATCATAGTGGGACCTGTGAT GGGTTCAATATTCATCCGCGATTGTGAGAATTGCAAGTTCATTGTCGCTTGCCAACAATTCCGAACACGAGATTGTTCAAAACTTGACGTTTTCCTCTCGTGCGCCACGCAACCAATTATTGAGGCCTCG GCCAAGTTAAAGTTTGGTTGCTATCAACTTAACTATGATGGGTTAAAGGAACAATTTGAGAAATCACAATtgagtttgttttgtaacaattggTGTAATATTCATGACTTCACTCCGGTCACTGAGAAATCGAACTCGTCGTTAATATCGGAGGAATGTTCGTTGAACGAAATGTTTCCTGGGTTGGAGGATATTGGGGGTGGAG ATAGCTCAACgagtaaattaaatatttcaacgaACCGAGGTGACAGCGTTGTTCTTGTGTCTCTTGGTTCAAGGCCCAAGCCCTCACTCGACTCTTGTTTTGTCGCGGTGTTTCCATCGAATTCTTCATACCAA gtggcaAGAAACATTGTTACTTTGCTGAAAGACAAATGTGTTTTGGTTCAAATCCGTGAAATCAACCTCACAGTTGGTGACTTGAAACGAATTTTCCCCAACAGTGATCTATCTGTTCATCATGCTGCCATTAGTTCAG GCAGTGTCATCGGCATTGAACTAAACGGAGATAattgttgtaatgtttgtacTGATGTCGTTTCCACTCTTCCACCAGAAGAACAACGGTCGATATATTCATCGTTAAATAAAGATGAAGTGTCCGGTGAAACGGAACGATTCTTCGATTTCTGTGACATCCAGatgaacaattaa
- the LOC100177396 gene encoding protein XRP2-like isoform X1: MGCFGSKEKEDPEKKTEEKKYSWDKREKIDPALYTVENLNDEFVIREPGSIDGQQFIIQNCKNTRIYLFDHIASITVDDCVDCCIIVGPVMGSIFIRDCENCKFIVACQQFRTRDCSKLDVFLSCATQPIIEASAKLKFGCYQLNYDGLKEQFEKSQLSLFCNNWCNIHDFTPVTEKSNSSLISEECSLNEMFPGLEDIGGGGKDSSTSKLNISTNRGDSVVLVSLGSRPKPSLDSCFVAVFPSNSSYQVARNIVTLLKDKCVLVQIREINLTVGDLKRIFPNSDLSVHHAAISSGSVIGIELNGDNCCNVCTDVVSTLPPEEQRSIYSSLNKDEVSGETERFFDFCDIQMNN, translated from the exons ATGGGATGCTTTGGAtctaaagaaaaagaagaccCGGAGAAAAAAACGGAAGAGAAAAAATACAGTTGGGATAAACGggaaaag ATTGACCCAGCACTTTACACTGTTGAAAACTTGAACGATGAATTTGTTATTCGAGAACCTGGATCGATTGACGGCCAGCAGTTTATTATTCAAAACTGCAAGAATACgagaatatatttatttgatcaCATTGCTTCAATAACCGTGGATGATTGTGTTGATTGTTGCATCATAGTGGGACCTGTGAT GGGTTCAATATTCATCCGCGATTGTGAGAATTGCAAGTTCATTGTCGCTTGCCAACAATTCCGAACACGAGATTGTTCAAAACTTGACGTTTTCCTCTCGTGCGCCACGCAACCAATTATTGAGGCCTCG GCCAAGTTAAAGTTTGGTTGCTATCAACTTAACTATGATGGGTTAAAGGAACAATTTGAGAAATCACAATtgagtttgttttgtaacaattggTGTAATATTCATGACTTCACTCCGGTCACTGAGAAATCGAACTCGTCGTTAATATCGGAGGAATGTTCGTTGAACGAAATGTTTCCTGGGTTGGAGGATATTGGGGGTGGAGGTAAAG ATAGCTCAACgagtaaattaaatatttcaacgaACCGAGGTGACAGCGTTGTTCTTGTGTCTCTTGGTTCAAGGCCCAAGCCCTCACTCGACTCTTGTTTTGTCGCGGTGTTTCCATCGAATTCTTCATACCAA gtggcaAGAAACATTGTTACTTTGCTGAAAGACAAATGTGTTTTGGTTCAAATCCGTGAAATCAACCTCACAGTTGGTGACTTGAAACGAATTTTCCCCAACAGTGATCTATCTGTTCATCATGCTGCCATTAGTTCAG GCAGTGTCATCGGCATTGAACTAAACGGAGATAattgttgtaatgtttgtacTGATGTCGTTTCCACTCTTCCACCAGAAGAACAACGGTCGATATATTCATCGTTAAATAAAGATGAAGTGTCCGGTGAAACGGAACGATTCTTCGATTTCTGTGACATCCAGatgaacaattaa
- the LOC100185771 gene encoding tropomyosin, smooth muscle/fibroblast CTM1-like isoform X1, whose protein sequence is MEAIKKKMTMLKLDKENAIDRAEQAETDKKSAEDKATGLEEELQGLQKRLKATEDELDTSQEKLRTAIENLENAEKKAADAEQEVASLNRRITLVEEELDRAQERLTISLSKLEEAEKAADESERGRKVIENRSLKDEERLEVQEIQLTEAKNIAEDADRKYVEVARKLVMVEAELERGEERAELAESKATELEEELKIVANNLKSLEASAEKYAAKEGIFEEEIKTLSDKLKDSETRAEFAEKSVVKLEKNIDELEDSLYAEKCKIKAISEDMDVTLQGIGDL, encoded by the exons atggAGGcgattaagaaaaaaatgaccaTGCTTAAGCTGGACAAGGAGAATGCGATCGACAGAGCCGAGCAAGCGGAAACCGACAAGAAATCTGCCGAAGACAAAGCTACTGGG TTGGAGGAAGAGCTCCAAGGTCTGCAGAAACGACTCAAAGCAACCGAGGACGAGTTGGATACGTCACAGGAGAAACTTCGAACCGCTATCGAGAATTTGGAAAACGCGGAGAAGAAAGCTGCTGAC GCAGAACAAGAGGTCGCGTCATTGAACCGCCGCATCACCTTAGTTGAAGAGGAATTGGACAGAGCACAAGAGAGACTTACCATTTCACTTTCTAAGCTTGAAGAGGCGGAAAAGGCTGCAGATGAAAGCGAACG TGGCCGCAAAGTTATCGAGAACCGATCGTTGAAGGACGAAGAAAGATTGGAAGTTCAAGAAATTCAACTTACCGAAGCGAAGAACATCGCTGAGGACGCCGACCGTAAATACGTGGAGGTCGCTCGCAAGCTTGTTATGGTGGAAGCTGAACTTGAGCGGGGAGAGGAGAGAGCTGAACTTGCTGAAAG CAAAGCAACGGAGCTCGAAGAGGAATTGAAGATTGTGGCGAACAACCTGAAGTCACTTGAAGCATCTGCTGAGAAG TATGCAGCAAAGGAAGGAATCTTTGAAGAAGAAATCAAGACTTTGTCCGACAAACTGAAAGAT TCGGAGACAAGAGCTGAGTTCGCTGAAAAGTCGGTGGTTAAGTTGGAGAAGAACATTGATGAATTGGAAG
- the LOC100185771 gene encoding tropomyosin, smooth muscle/fibroblast CTM1-like isoform X2: MEAIKKKMTMLKLDKENAIDRAEQAETDKKSAEDKATGLEEELQGLQKRLKATEDELDTSQEKLRTAIENLENAEKKAADAEQEVASLNRRITLVEEELDRAQERLTISLSKLEEAEKAADESERGRKVIENRSLKDEERLEVQEIQLTEAKNIAEDADRKYVEVARKLVMVEAELERGEERAELAESKATELEEELKIVANNLKSLEASAEKYAAKEGIFEEEIKTLSDKLKDSETRAEFAEKSVVKLEKNIDELEDSLYAEKCKIKAISEDMDVTLQGIGDL; the protein is encoded by the exons atggAGGcgattaagaaaaaaatgaccaTGCTTAAGCTGGACAAGGAGAATGCGATCGACAGAGCCGAGCAAGCGGAAACCGACAAGAAATCTGCCGAAGACAAAGCTACTGGG TTGGAGGAAGAGCTCCAAGGTCTGCAGAAACGACTCAAAGCAACCGAGGACGAGTTGGATACGTCACAGGAGAAACTTCGAACCGCTATCGAGAATTTGGAAAACGCGGAGAAGAAAGCTGCTGAC GCAGAACAAGAGGTCGCGTCATTGAACCGCCGCATCACCTTAGTTGAAGAGGAATTGGACAGAGCACAAGAGAGACTTACCATTTCACTTTCTAAGCTTGAAGAGGCGGAAAAGGCTGCAGATGAAAGCGAACG TGGCCGCAAAGTTATCGAGAACCGATCGTTGAAGGACGAAGAAAGATTGGAAGTTCAAGAAATTCAACTTACCGAAGCGAAGAACATCGCTGAGGACGCCGACCGTAAATACGTGGAGGTCGCTCGCAAGCTTGTTATGGTGGAAGCTGAACTTGAGCGGGGAGAGGAGAGAGCTGAACTTGCTGAAAG CAAAGCAACGGAACTCGAAGAGGAATTGAAGATTGTGGCGAACAACCTGAAGTCACTTGAAGCATCTGCTGAGAAG TATGCAGCAAAGGAAGGAATCTTTGAAGAAGAAATCAAGACTTTGTCCGACAAACTGAAAGAT TCGGAGACAAGAGCTGAGTTCGCTGAAAAGTCGGTGGTTAAGTTGGAGAAGAACATTGATGAATTGGAAG